Proteins encoded by one window of Blautia luti:
- a CDS encoding glycerate kinase, with amino-acid sequence MKVVVAVDSFKGSMTSMEAGMAVKAGILAAKKDAEVIVKPLADGGEGTTDALIEGLKGERVDVTVTGPYHEPVQAYYGYLRESNTAVMEMATAAGITLSDKKEPMTATTYGVGELILHAIGRGIRNFIIGIGGSATNDGGVGMLRAFGYKFLDEKGEDVGEGGQALARIASVEISDKKELLSQCNFRIACDVTNPLCGSQGATYIYGPQKGVTPDILPVLDAGMKNYAEVTAKVIGKDNQNAAGAGAAGGLGFAFLNYLDGELTPGIQLILDAVHVEEEMKDADVVVTGEGCLDHQTAMGKAPVGVAKLGKKYGAKTIAFAGSVTKEAVACNEAGIDAFFPIVRGISTLEEAMDPDTAKANMVATAEQVFRLL; translated from the coding sequence ATGAAGGTTGTAGTTGCAGTTGATTCATTTAAGGGAAGTATGACTTCCATGGAAGCAGGAATGGCTGTCAAAGCAGGTATTCTTGCAGCAAAAAAGGACGCAGAAGTGATCGTAAAACCTCTGGCTGACGGTGGAGAGGGAACTACGGATGCGCTGATCGAAGGTCTGAAGGGAGAACGTGTGGATGTGACAGTTACAGGTCCTTATCATGAGCCGGTTCAGGCATATTATGGATATCTCAGGGAAAGTAATACCGCAGTCATGGAAATGGCAACAGCAGCAGGTATCACACTTTCAGATAAGAAGGAGCCTATGACCGCTACCACCTATGGAGTGGGAGAACTGATCCTTCATGCAATCGGCAGAGGTATCCGCAACTTCATTATCGGTATTGGCGGAAGCGCCACTAATGACGGTGGAGTGGGAATGCTGAGAGCCTTTGGATATAAATTTCTGGATGAAAAGGGAGAAGATGTAGGGGAAGGTGGACAGGCACTTGCAAGGATTGCATCTGTAGAAATTTCAGACAAGAAGGAACTTCTTTCCCAGTGTAATTTCAGGATTGCCTGTGATGTGACCAATCCTCTCTGCGGTTCTCAGGGAGCTACATATATCTATGGACCGCAGAAGGGAGTTACCCCCGATATCCTTCCGGTTCTGGATGCAGGCATGAAAAACTATGCAGAGGTTACTGCCAAAGTGATTGGTAAAGATAACCAGAATGCAGCAGGTGCAGGTGCGGCAGGCGGACTTGGATTTGCATTTCTGAATTATCTGGATGGAGAGCTGACACCGGGAATACAGCTTATTCTGGATGCTGTCCATGTGGAAGAGGAGATGAAGGATGCAGATGTGGTTGTAACAGGCGAAGGTTGTCTGGATCATCAGACTGCCATGGGGAAAGCCCCGGTTGGTGTTGCAAAGCTTGGTAAGAAATATGGTGCAAAAACCATTGCATTTGCAGGAAGCGTTACGAAAGAGGCGGTTGCCTGCAATGAAGCAGGAATAGATGCTTTCTTTCCAATTGTACGCGGAATTTCCACGCTGGAAGAAGCAATGGATCCGGACACCGCAAAAGCAAATATGGTTGCAACTGCAGAGCAGGTATTCAGACTGCTATAG
- a CDS encoding dicarboxylate/amino acid:cation symporter: MKKFYSWYKKHITAAIFTGLILGIITGLFLANRFEPVLAITSLIGSIYMNALNMMIFPLVFCSIIMGISSIGNARTTGKITAGAMIFFLCTTALASLAGLIIPRLIHLGEGVKFEMATSDIQATEMTSILDTIKNLIPSNPVAAFANGNMLQVLVFAVIVGFTLIAIGEKGTALLKVIDSCNEVCLKVISTVMYFTPIGVFCTIVPVVEANGTETIISLATQLIILYVAFFGFALVIYGGSVKFIGKENPVKFFKAMLPAALNAFGTCSSSATIPISKQRMEDEMGVSNKITNIAIPLGATVNMDAVSILMSFMIMFFANACGISVSISMMIIILLANVLLSVGTPGIPGGAIASFAALATMAGLPAGVMGVYISINTLCDMGATCVNVIGDMAGCVVLKEKIKLED, from the coding sequence ATGAAAAAATTCTATTCGTGGTATAAAAAACATATTACCGCAGCAATCTTTACCGGTCTGATCCTTGGTATCATTACCGGACTGTTTCTGGCAAACCGTTTCGAACCGGTACTTGCCATCACAAGCCTTATCGGAAGCATTTACATGAATGCCCTGAACATGATGATCTTTCCACTGGTCTTCTGTTCCATTATCATGGGTATCTCCAGCATCGGTAATGCCCGCACAACCGGCAAGATCACAGCCGGCGCCATGATCTTTTTCCTGTGCACCACAGCACTTGCCAGCCTGGCAGGACTGATCATCCCGCGACTGATCCATCTTGGCGAAGGTGTTAAATTCGAGATGGCAACTTCCGACATCCAGGCAACTGAGATGACCAGCATTCTGGATACCATCAAAAACCTGATCCCATCCAATCCGGTTGCAGCTTTCGCAAACGGAAATATGCTTCAGGTACTTGTATTCGCAGTCATCGTAGGCTTCACACTTATCGCCATCGGCGAAAAGGGTACTGCACTTCTGAAAGTCATCGATTCCTGTAACGAAGTCTGTCTGAAAGTCATCAGCACAGTTATGTACTTCACACCTATCGGTGTATTCTGTACTATCGTTCCTGTTGTAGAAGCCAACGGTACAGAAACCATCATTTCACTGGCAACTCAGCTGATCATCCTGTATGTGGCATTCTTCGGATTTGCCCTGGTCATTTACGGCGGCTCCGTGAAATTCATCGGCAAAGAAAACCCTGTGAAATTCTTCAAAGCAATGCTTCCTGCAGCTCTGAACGCATTCGGAACCTGTTCCAGTTCAGCGACCATTCCAATCAGTAAACAGCGTATGGAAGACGAAATGGGCGTATCCAACAAGATCACAAATATTGCCATTCCTCTTGGCGCTACTGTAAACATGGATGCCGTATCCATCCTGATGTCATTCATGATCATGTTCTTCGCCAATGCATGCGGAATTAGCGTAAGCATTTCCATGATGATCATAATCCTTCTGGCAAACGTACTCCTGTCAGTAGGAACCCCGGGAATCCCGGGCGGTGCCATCGCATCCTTCGCAGCCCTGGCAACCATGGCAGGTCTGCCTGCAGGAGTTATGGGCGTTTACATCAGCATCAATACACTCTGCGACATGGGTGCAACCTGCGTTAATGTTATCGGAGACATGGCAGGATGTGTGGTCCTTAAGGAGAAGATTAAATTAGAAGATTAA
- a CDS encoding DUF3783 domain-containing protein, which yields MKPTILLINFQDQQKLRKLKMALLPFKIRLKTVEPQDYSQPIGYLAGVKEVSQVQIPSALIPQEQMEKEMLILAGITGNLFDQVLYTLRKAGTPVDYKAVLTEHNQNWNCMQLYKELEKEHNMYHPS from the coding sequence ATGAAACCAACTATTTTATTAATAAATTTTCAGGATCAGCAGAAGCTTCGCAAGTTAAAGATGGCATTACTGCCTTTTAAGATACGTTTAAAAACTGTAGAACCCCAGGACTATAGTCAGCCAATCGGATATCTGGCAGGAGTGAAAGAGGTTTCTCAGGTGCAGATTCCATCAGCGCTGATCCCTCAGGAGCAGATGGAGAAGGAAATGCTGATCCTTGCAGGAATTACCGGGAATCTGTTTGACCAGGTGCTCTATACCTTGCGGAAAGCAGGTACACCTGTGGATTATAAGGCAGTTCTGACGGAGCATAATCAGAACTGGAACTGTATGCAGCTTTATAAAGAACTGGAGAAAGAACATAATATGTATCATCCGTCCTAG